A window of Myxococcota bacterium contains these coding sequences:
- a CDS encoding arginine deiminase-related protein has protein sequence MSHVVLMGDPAHFAVVGGANPHTRDKYGRRKAVDRALAIRQWGAMREQLLALGLEVEVIPPDPAHPGLVYPANAGFRDGDVFVLSNLTPTRAGEKPAYRAAVTRRGLPAAEIRARFEGEADLFPAGDAFLFTHGRIRRQRFVPRLGWPPWKRVYGFRSQPEALAEIEAVRPLGRPVLRVELVDERYYHGDTCLCSFGPGRRHLLVYPPAVRAESLAELRRRFGARLVEIGDADAAIYAANSFALERAGEPLLVMPRGVSAELAAAVRATGTRVIEADVSEFHKKGGGSVKCMIGDLGEL, from the coding sequence GTGAGTCACGTCGTGCTGATGGGCGACCCGGCGCACTTCGCCGTGGTCGGCGGCGCCAACCCGCACACCCGCGACAAGTACGGCCGGCGCAAAGCGGTCGACCGCGCGCTCGCGATCCGGCAGTGGGGCGCCATGCGCGAGCAGCTGCTCGCGCTGGGGCTCGAGGTCGAAGTGATTCCGCCCGATCCAGCGCACCCGGGGCTGGTGTATCCTGCCAATGCGGGCTTTCGCGACGGAGACGTGTTCGTGCTGTCGAATCTGACTCCCACGCGCGCCGGAGAGAAGCCCGCCTACCGCGCCGCCGTGACTCGCCGCGGCCTGCCCGCCGCCGAGATCCGCGCGCGCTTCGAGGGCGAGGCCGACCTGTTTCCCGCCGGCGACGCGTTCCTGTTCACCCACGGCCGGATCCGCCGCCAGCGCTTCGTGCCCCGCCTCGGCTGGCCGCCGTGGAAGCGCGTGTACGGCTTCCGCAGTCAGCCCGAGGCGCTGGCCGAGATCGAGGCCGTGCGGCCGCTGGGCCGGCCCGTGCTCCGGGTGGAGCTGGTCGACGAGCGCTACTACCACGGCGACACCTGCCTGTGTTCGTTCGGGCCGGGCCGCCGACACCTGCTCGTGTACCCGCCGGCGGTCCGTGCCGAGTCACTGGCCGAGCTGCGCCGGCGCTTCGGCGCCCGCCTGGTCGAGATCGGCGACGCCGACGCCGCGATCTACGCCGCGAACTCGTTCGCGCTCGAGCGCGCGGGCGAGCCGCTCCTGGTCATGCCGCGCGGGGTCTCGGCGGAGCTGGCGGCGGCCGTGCGCGCCACCGGCACGCGCGTGATCGAGGCCGACGTATCCGAGTTCCACAAGAAGGGCGGCGGCTCGGTGAAGTGCATGATCGGGGACCTGGGCGAGCTCTGA
- a CDS encoding aldehyde dehydrogenase family protein: MAEHAPFEVLGDLVDGRLAPPAQPDGELESRDPGDTRESLGAFPFAAESVERAVASARRAWPAWRDAEPAARAAALGRFCAALAAEQERFARVIAAEVGKPLWEARTEVAAMLAKFDITLTQGLELVAERSLELGAGQVGRWRAVARGVFGVLGPFNFPGHLMHGHVVPALATGNCVVLKPSEKTPAVAQLYAELAHRAAFPPGVLQVVQGDASIGARIAAHPALDGVLFTGSYAAGRRIAQATADQPWKLLALELGGKNGVLVCADADLDAAASAIVFGACVTSGQRCSSTSRIFAERAVADSLAERLVRLFRGIAIGHSSDPGAFMGPVINAAARQRHAQLLDWARSDGAELLAPGGPVDGPRPGHYVRPSLHRLRATRRDSRYQREEHFVPDAFLVPVDSVEAGLAELDASDYGLVAAVFTRSRATYERAARTVRVGCLNWNAPSVGASSKLPFGGIKHSGNDRPAGVASTLYTTYAQANLELAEPGAPAKYPGFPSP, translated from the coding sequence GTGGCTGAGCACGCTCCGTTCGAGGTCCTGGGCGACCTGGTCGACGGCCGGCTCGCGCCGCCCGCGCAGCCCGACGGCGAGCTCGAGTCGCGGGACCCGGGAGACACGCGCGAGTCACTGGGCGCGTTCCCGTTCGCCGCCGAATCGGTCGAGCGCGCGGTCGCGTCAGCGCGCCGGGCCTGGCCCGCCTGGCGCGACGCCGAGCCCGCCGCGCGCGCCGCCGCGCTGGGCCGCTTCTGCGCGGCGCTGGCCGCCGAGCAGGAGCGCTTCGCGCGGGTGATCGCCGCCGAGGTGGGCAAGCCCTTGTGGGAGGCGCGCACCGAGGTCGCGGCCATGCTCGCGAAGTTCGACATCACGCTGACTCAGGGCCTCGAGCTCGTGGCCGAGCGCAGCCTCGAGCTCGGCGCCGGACAGGTCGGGCGCTGGCGCGCGGTGGCGCGCGGCGTGTTCGGCGTGCTGGGCCCGTTCAACTTTCCGGGTCACTTGATGCACGGTCACGTGGTGCCGGCGCTCGCGACCGGGAACTGCGTGGTGCTGAAGCCGTCCGAGAAGACGCCTGCGGTCGCGCAGCTCTACGCCGAGCTCGCGCACCGCGCCGCGTTTCCGCCCGGCGTGCTCCAGGTGGTGCAGGGCGACGCCTCGATCGGCGCGCGCATCGCCGCGCATCCGGCGCTCGACGGCGTGCTGTTCACCGGCTCGTACGCCGCGGGCCGGCGCATCGCGCAGGCCACGGCCGACCAGCCGTGGAAGCTCCTGGCGCTCGAGCTGGGCGGCAAGAACGGAGTGCTGGTGTGCGCCGACGCCGACCTCGACGCGGCCGCGAGCGCGATCGTCTTCGGCGCGTGCGTGACCTCGGGTCAGCGCTGCAGCTCGACCAGCCGCATCTTCGCCGAGCGGGCCGTCGCCGACTCACTCGCCGAGCGGCTGGTGCGGCTGTTCCGCGGCATCGCGATCGGTCACTCGAGTGACCCGGGCGCGTTCATGGGACCCGTGATCAACGCCGCGGCGCGCCAGCGCCACGCGCAGCTGCTCGACTGGGCGCGCAGCGACGGGGCCGAGCTGCTCGCGCCCGGCGGGCCGGTCGACGGTCCGCGGCCCGGTCACTACGTGCGGCCGAGCCTGCACCGGCTGCGCGCCACGCGCCGCGACAGCCGCTACCAGCGGGAGGAGCACTTCGTGCCCGACGCGTTCCTCGTGCCGGTCGACTCGGTCGAGGCGGGGCTGGCCGAGCTCGACGCCAGCGACTACGGGCTGGTCGCCGCCGTGTTCACGCGCTCGCGCGCGACCTACGAGCGCGCCGCGCGCACGGTGCGCGTGGGCTGCCTCAACTGGAACGCGCCGAGCGTGGGCGCGTCGTCGAAGCTGCCCTTCGGCGGCATCAAGCACAGCGGCAACGATCGGCCGGCCGGCGTGGCCTCGACGCTCTACACGACCTACGCGCAGGCGAACCTCGAGCTCGCGGAGCCCGGCGCGCCCGCGAAATACCCGGGCTTCCCGAGCCCGTGA
- a CDS encoding arginine N-succinyltransferase — protein sequence MTFLLRAARVDDLAAILELARYLDSPNLPHDEAFVRRRLERSERAFRAPGPPHAEREYQFALVDEGERVVGTCAVLSKHGTPDMPHLYLRVGEETRHSPSTGVRVTHTTLQLGASRDGPTELGSLILHPDARRRPGWPGKLLSWGRFAYIARHRSSFEPRILAEMRAAIDTHGRSAFWDAFGKRFTGMSYNEADHRSAGDKSFILDLFPDTPFYASLLDAEVAAQLGQVHEETVPALRLLEAAGLAWIDEIDPFDGGPFVSAETARITPLRETARGVLAEGAPPEGAAPAIIATEEHGAFRAVAAPALRTGAEVRIGKEARERLQLATGEEVTLTPLPRSARGASGG from the coding sequence ATGACCTTCCTGTTGCGCGCGGCACGCGTCGACGACCTGGCCGCCATCCTCGAGCTGGCGCGCTATCTCGACAGCCCGAACCTGCCCCACGACGAAGCGTTCGTGCGCCGGCGGCTGGAGCGCTCGGAGCGCGCCTTCCGCGCGCCCGGCCCGCCCCACGCCGAGCGCGAGTACCAGTTCGCGCTGGTCGACGAGGGCGAGCGGGTCGTGGGCACGTGCGCGGTGCTGTCGAAGCACGGCACGCCCGACATGCCCCACCTGTATCTGCGGGTGGGCGAGGAGACGCGCCACTCGCCGAGCACCGGCGTGCGCGTCACGCACACCACGCTCCAGCTCGGCGCGTCGCGCGACGGCCCGACCGAGCTCGGGTCACTCATCCTGCACCCCGACGCGCGCCGGCGCCCCGGCTGGCCCGGCAAGCTCCTGTCGTGGGGGCGCTTCGCGTACATCGCGCGCCACCGCTCGAGCTTCGAGCCGCGCATCCTGGCCGAGATGCGCGCGGCGATCGACACGCACGGCCGCAGCGCCTTCTGGGACGCGTTCGGCAAGCGCTTCACCGGTATGAGTTACAACGAGGCCGACCACCGCAGCGCCGGCGACAAGAGCTTCATCCTGGACCTGTTTCCCGACACGCCGTTCTACGCCTCGCTGCTCGACGCCGAGGTCGCGGCGCAGCTCGGCCAGGTGCACGAGGAGACCGTGCCCGCGCTGCGGCTGCTCGAGGCGGCCGGGCTGGCGTGGATCGACGAGATCGACCCGTTCGACGGCGGGCCGTTCGTGAGCGCCGAGACCGCGCGAATCACTCCGCTGCGCGAGACGGCGCGCGGCGTGCTGGCGGAAGGCGCGCCGCCCGAAGGTGCCGCCCCGGCGATCATCGCCACCGAGGAGCACGGCGCGTTCCGCGCCGTGGCGGCGCCCGCGCTGCGCACCGGTGCCGAGGTGCGCATCGGCAAGGAGGCGCGCGAGCGCCTGCAGCTCGCCACCGGTGAGGAGGTCACGCTGACTCCGCTGCCGCGCTCCGCCCGAGGGGCGAGCGGTGGCTGA